GGCAGTGGGGTGCCTCCAGGGACCCCCTTCCAGCCACCTCTCCACCCATTGCTCTTCTAGCTTGGGGCTTCACACTTCTGACCCTGACAACCACATCCCCGTCCCACTCAAGCCCCCAGGTGGAGGGCAgggcactgggagcatttccgaGGGTAGGGGATGGGTTGAGGGCTGCACTTCTGTCTTCTCCCCTTGAGAGAGGTCAGGGGTAACCACCTCCTCATGCTTAACCACTCTCTCAGGGACTCCAAGCCAGACCAGCACAGGAAAAGGACATAAACAAGAAGTTACATGGGAACGGTCCTGTACTGGTGGGTGATCCTAACTTTCCAACCGAGGTTTGTCCTGCTTTCCctgccaccccatccccacctgaCTCCCAGGGGCAACGGAGAAAACAAACGGAGGTGGAGGCAGAGTAAAAGTGGGAAAAGCTGTCCAGCTGTGGTTGCCCTTGGCATCTGCTTACtgaaaaaatccaaaacaaatatCCCGATGCTTCCACCCACTTAAACTTCCTGTGATTCTGCTATCGGCTGTCTCTGTGGATACTCCCAACTGAACCCCACCACCTGCACAAAGCAAGACAGTGTGTGGACCGGCAGGTCAAAGGCATCAtctccccacccagccacccctctgCCCCTGACAGCCTGGGCATGTGGCCTGACTCCGCCAAGGCCCCAGTCCCACACACCAGCCTCTGGCCAATTCCCACTCTCTTTAGAATCATTCAGTCACTCCTCCACCTCCAAGCCCCATGTCCTAGAGGCACACCCCACAAACCCGCCACAGATCCACTCTCTCACCCGCTGTTCCAGCCCTAGGGGTGTCTGCGTCTCGAGGGAAGGATAAAAGGTGTAATTCTCTCCCCAGGAGCTGCTCACAGCTACTAGAAATGAAGCACATTCCTTGCCAGGGCTTCACCCCGTTAACCCCTGGTCCCTTTCAtcccccatcaccccacccagCACACTCAAAACCCCTCCAAACACAGCTGTTGGCACAAAAGAGAGCCCTGGGGGCGCCACGAGAGTCTGGACACGTGGGAGAGTCAGCTGTGTATCATCGACGGGCTGGCGGCACtcagcagggaagagggaaaaaatggaaaggagtCCTCTGTGTGCTCATGTCCTAGACAGTCAAAACCCAGACAATCACATGGCACGCTCCATGCCCTCTGGCTGCTGGGATGaggccaggaggagggaggggtgttTCTTCTAGGCTGGCCGGCTCATACAGACTGGATAAAAATTCACAGCTTCTTTGGTCACTATGTGGCAACCCATTTCtcccaaagaaaaggaagaggtgtACACTGTTTCTCCTCAGCTGAGCACTGGGGAAGGTAATCCCCAGCACGGGGTGTTGGGGGCCATCTGGCACTGCCAGGGCTCAAGTTGGGAGATCATCCAAAAAGAGAGGGTAGCAAGTCCAGGGAGGCCCTTGGACCAAGGCAAGCAGGGTTTGCTCAATTGTTCCTGACCCCtctcacacatgtacacacacagagcAGCACGCACACATGTCTCAGCAAGTTTggcagagggaggtgcagagggggCCTGGCCAGGCTTCCAGAGCCAGAAAGTGGGTGGAGCTGAACCATGAGTTCATCTATTTCCTGCTCACTTTTGTATAAAGGGAGGTAGCAGGCTCCCTAGGAACACAGCTGCGGCTGGCTTTGGGGCTGAGAGGACTGTCAAGAGAGCCACACCCCCTCTGGGAAACAGAACTGCCACAGTCAGCAGCAGCAGGACAGACCGCCAGTCACAAGGCACCTTTGAGAACTtcaggtaagaaaaaaagaaaaccctctgtGGCCCTCCCTCGGGTTAAGGCAAAAGAACACCCCTCCGTGAAATGTCCTCCGTCCATGATCCCCATTTTAACTTCTCTCTCCCTGCTGGAGACCTGCAGCCCTGAGTTCATGGAAGGGGGCCAGGCCCCACAACAATCCCACCACCCAGAAACAAGGGCCTGGGGCCTCCATCCTTGTCCATCAGGACACTCCATCCACCTCTGGAAAGGGGCTTTTCATGCCTGCCAACTTGAATGAGTTCATGGTTGTGAAAGCATTAGAAGGGAATTAAcagcactggggcacctgggtggctcagtcagttaagcttctacctttggctcaggtcctgatctcaaggtcctgggattgagcgcccctcatcgggttccctgctcagtggggagtctgcttctccctctgcccctccccctgctgtgctctctctctctctctctctgtcaaataaataaataaaatatttattaaaaaaaagagagagaattaacaGCATTATGCAAGTCAACGGTCTTGTTATAATTTAGCCTTTTGGGCCCCctaggagagaagggagagacacTGCAGGGAACTGCCAGGGGTTTGGGAGAGTTCTGCAGGTAGAACCGCACCTAAGACTCCCTGGGGCTGAGACGGAGGGGAAAGGCTCAGAATCAGCGCTCTTCGATGTTTATTAAGGACTTGCCCTCCTGTTCACTTATCACCTGCCCATGGCAAACAGCCATGGCTGAGGGGCCATCTCCCCTCCCCATTCTTCGGTCTTCCAGAACTTTCCCCCACTGGATCCTTTCCTGCTTGCTCTAGGATGCAGATGTCTCCAGTCTTTGCCTGCCTtgccctgggcctggcccttGTCTTTGGTGAAGCATCAGCCTCCTATTCCTACCAAACTCGGGCAGCAGGACTGGCCACAGACTTCGGAGTGAAGGTGTTTCAGGAGGTGGCACGGGCCTCCAAGGACCGCAACATGGTTTTCTCTCCCTATGGGGTGGCCTCAGTCCTGGCCATGTTGCAGCTGACAACAGCAGGAGAGACTTGTCGGCAGATCCAAGAGGCCATGCAATTCCAGATTGATGGtgagaaataagtcagagtggggagggagggcaggcacTCATCCCATCTTCTCGGGACAGGGGCATAACCAaccagaagcagagggaaggccAACTGAACTGAGCCAGCTCCTGTGGTGGCATGTCATAGGGACCGCCCACCTTTCCAGCATACCCTGCATGTCATACTGTCGTCAGTCATGAAGTGTACAGGCCTGGGGATGTGATGTAAAGCAGATCTGTCTTTATTGTCCACTTATTAACTGCGGGACCTTAATGCACCTGAACCCGTtttgtcatctgcaaaatggggacaataaaatTACCTACCACACACAGGTGCTGTAATGCTTAAATAGAATTATGCATGTGAAGTACTTCTCATTGCTATTATTCTGATAAGAAAAAATTTAGGGCTCATaacttaaaagcagagaaaaaatattctaaCCCATCAAAGGGTTAGGACCTGAGATtttggaggaaaagagggagatgCAGAAAAGATTAAGGTTTGGAAGGAAATCTCTCTCTAGGGACCCCCTCAGGGGAGGGGAACAGATGAGCCCCATCCCATAGGGGCAGGATTGGGCCTCTCATAGGGGAAGTTGGCCCAACTGGGGGCCCTGAGCTCAACATAAGCTAATGTGTCCTTTCTGCCCTGGGCACAGAGAAGGGCATGGCCCCTGCCCTCCGCCAACTATATAAGGAGCTCATGGGGCCGTGGAACAAGGATGAGATCAGCACTGCCGATGCCATCTTCGTCCAGCGGGATCTGAAGCTGGTTCACGGCTTCATGCCCCACTTCTTCAGGCTGTTCCGGACCACAGTCAAACAGGTGGACTTTTCAGAGGTGGAGAGAGCCAGGTTCATCGTCAACGACTGGGTGAAGAGACACACAAAAGGTGAGCAGGCAGGGAGAAGAAGCCAGTCCCAGGGGCCTACTGAGGAAGGATCTGGAAACAAATCCCTGGTATGCCAATCTCTCCCTGTCAGCATGCTCTCCTCTGTAGATAGGTCAGGTGCTTTAAGAATCAGAGCATCTTTGTGTTCATAAGTAGGCCCTCTCGCAAACTATCTCTAAGGGCAGCCCTAGAAAGTGCTGTGAGATGTCATAAGAATGGTACAGCTGTGAGAAACGTACACAGCTCTTCCAGACTGCAGCTTAGGGAGCAAAGGCAGGGAAAACTCAAAGTAAGGGAAGATTTAAGTCTCTGTGTCTGATCCCAGTCAGGATCCCAGGGCCAGAGCATGTGCTGAGTGGGAATCTTCCCGAGACTCCTCCTAGAAAGATTTAACGAGTTGAACACAGCTAGACTGGCTCACTTATACCCCCAGTCTGCCTCCTGACTGGATCCCCTCAAAGACACACATCCAATCTGAGGACTGAAGGGAACCAtctaaaaggattaaaaaatatctaGCCCCTTTACCCCCCAGCTCACCTGGCTTTCTCATAGGCATGATTGGCAACTTACTGGGCAGAGGGGCCGTGGACCAGCTGACGCGTCTGATGCTGGTAAATGCCCTCTACTTCAACGGCCAGTGGAAGACGCCCTTCCCGGAGTCAGGCACCCACCACCGCCTCTTCCACAAATCTGACGGTAGCACTGTCTCTGTGCCCATGATGGCTCAGACCAACAAGTTCAACTACAGTAAGTTCAAGACTTCTTCCAAAAGTCCCACAACTACTGCACCCCATCCCCTCGGGTATTCCCCTCTCAGGGAGGAGAAACCTTTGAATGTAGCCCAGCTTTGCCAGAGCCTCCCCAGGCAGGAGCTACTGGGATGACAGGAGCAGCAGAAAGTAGCTTCATCTCATGCAAGCCAAAGCTGACATCCAGAAAGTCCCTCCAGCCTACATATGGCCAGATGACCTCTGTCTCTGGTCCCCAAGTGTTTCTAGTGTAAATATGGGGGCCTCACAAGTgcagctggggggcgggggaaggctAGTGTGGAAATtgagatgaagagaaaagaatcagaatGAATTCCTGGCTGCGTATGAGGGCGGGGAAATAAAGGCAGAGAAGGCCAAGAGGAGACAGAGTAACCAGGAGACACTGAATTggcagaagagaagggaaatagGGATAAAACCACTGACTAGGGGAGCCTGCAAACCAGGGTACAAAGTTGGCTTCCAGAAAGAGTGGAGGAGACAGAATTAGTTGGAAACTCATTGGTGGGTGCAAACTAAAGAGAGCTGAAGCCATTTTCAGGATGCCAATCTGGTGTCTTCGCAGCCGAGTTTTCTACCCCCAGCGGCCATTACTATGACATCCTGGAATTGCCCTACCATGGGGACACTCTCAGCATGTTCATCGCCGCTCCCTATGAAAAAGAGgtgcctctctctgccctcaccAACATCCTGGATGCCCAGCTCATCAGCCAGTGGAAAGGGAATATGACCAGGCAGCTCCGCCTCCTGGTTCTGCCTAAGTAAGCCACCCCTTGCTCTTGCCACACCTGCCAATGCCCTAATTGCCTCTATccatctcctcccctctcccaggctTCCCTGAAAGGACCACCCCTAGGTTGAGTTTCCCAAATGTGACATTTGCAGAACAGGAACATGTGTGGGAA
The sequence above is drawn from the Canis lupus baileyi chromosome 8, mCanLup2.hap1, whole genome shotgun sequence genome and encodes:
- the SERPINE1 gene encoding plasminogen activator inhibitor 1, whose amino-acid sequence is MQMSPVFACLALGLALVFGEASASYSYQTRAAGLATDFGVKVFQEVARASKDRNMVFSPYGVASVLAMLQLTTAGETCRQIQEAMQFQIDEKGMAPALRQLYKELMGPWNKDEISTADAIFVQRDLKLVHGFMPHFFRLFRTTVKQVDFSEVERARFIVNDWVKRHTKGMIGNLLGRGAVDQLTRLMLVNALYFNGQWKTPFPESGTHHRLFHKSDGSTVSVPMMAQTNKFNYTEFSTPSGHYYDILELPYHGDTLSMFIAAPYEKEVPLSALTNILDAQLISQWKGNMTRQLRLLVLPKFSLETEVNLRRPLENLGMTDMFRPNLADFSSLSNQEVLYVSRALQKVKIEVNESGTVASSSTAIIVSARMAPEEIIMDRPFLFVVRHNPTGTVLFMGQVMEP